A genomic stretch from Antarcticibacterium flavum includes:
- a CDS encoding helix-turn-helix transcriptional regulator codes for MENWNRNDPIAKFVRTQRKENNMTQSEISDLTGVGLRFIRDLEQGKPNLMTDKVNQVLKFFGSTLKPQPLD; via the coding sequence ATGGAAAACTGGAACCGAAATGATCCTATTGCTAAGTTTGTACGAACACAGCGAAAAGAGAATAACATGACACAGTCTGAAATCTCCGATCTTACTGGGGTCGGATTGCGATTTATCAGGGACCTCGAACAGGGAAAACCAAATTTAATGACAGACAAAGTGAACCAGGTCCTTAAATTTTTTGGAAGTACATTAAAACCTCAACCTCTTGATTAA
- a CDS encoding IS4 family transposase: MDKITRNSGMPVLGQLLSFIPRNNFNRIVGQLGADRYTKRFTSWDHLVCMLFAVIENVGGLRELCSGLAAHNQSLKHLGMSSMPCRSTVSDANMRRCSDLFEKTFISIYKQHYRFFSDSSIPKNEKWLSRLFLVDSTTVTLFKNIMKACGNAMANGRRKGGVKIHTGMWLKEQVPSLIMITKAAENDKNFMPRFKKLPAQIIVVFDKAYLNFGLFIHWSKNDVSFVSRLHKRCKVTWGNYNLLTKEDEKYGILEDCRAELGHSQQKQKVKCRIIKFYDHKDQREIEFITNDMQLPACTIAEIYKQRWQIELLFKRLKQNLKITSFIGDNENAIRIQIWCALIADLLVQIARKGSRRCRLSYSVICGLFRLHLMNYVRVTDLLLKSADPNIYPKNIQLAPNLFDLGPHKPEIKIEVM; this comes from the coding sequence ATGGACAAAATTACAAGAAATTCTGGAATGCCGGTTCTCGGACAGCTGTTATCTTTTATTCCCCGGAACAATTTTAATCGTATTGTTGGTCAGCTAGGTGCGGATCGCTATACAAAACGATTTACCTCCTGGGATCATCTGGTCTGTATGTTGTTTGCTGTTATTGAAAATGTTGGTGGATTACGTGAGTTATGCTCAGGTTTAGCAGCACATAATCAAAGTTTAAAACATTTAGGAATGAGTTCTATGCCATGCAGAAGCACCGTGAGTGATGCTAATATGCGCCGGTGTTCTGACTTGTTTGAAAAAACCTTTATAAGCATATATAAGCAGCACTATCGTTTTTTCTCGGACAGCAGTATACCTAAAAATGAAAAATGGCTCTCTAGGCTATTTTTGGTTGATTCTACAACTGTTACCCTTTTCAAGAATATAATGAAGGCCTGTGGTAATGCTATGGCCAACGGGAGGCGTAAGGGAGGAGTTAAAATACATACTGGAATGTGGCTAAAAGAACAGGTTCCTTCCTTAATAATGATTACTAAGGCAGCGGAAAATGATAAAAATTTTATGCCCCGATTTAAAAAACTTCCTGCACAGATCATTGTAGTTTTTGATAAGGCATACTTAAATTTTGGTTTATTTATTCATTGGAGTAAAAACGATGTCAGTTTTGTAAGCCGACTGCACAAAAGATGCAAAGTAACTTGGGGGAATTATAACCTCTTAACTAAGGAGGATGAGAAATATGGCATATTGGAAGACTGTAGAGCAGAATTAGGGCATAGCCAGCAAAAACAAAAAGTAAAATGCCGCATTATAAAGTTTTATGATCACAAAGATCAACGGGAAATTGAATTTATTACCAATGATATGCAGCTGCCTGCTTGCACAATTGCAGAAATATACAAGCAGCGATGGCAAATTGAGCTTTTATTTAAAAGGCTCAAGCAAAACCTTAAGATCACCAGCTTTATTGGCGATAATGAGAATGCAATACGAATTCAAATCTGGTGTGCACTTATAGCGGATTTACTCGTCCAAATAGCTCGAAAAGGATCGCGACGTTGTAGATTATCATATTCGGTTATCTGTGGGCTATTCAGGCTTCATTTAATGAATTATGTGAGAGTTACAGACTTACTTTTAAAATCAGCAGATCCTAACATTTATCCAAAAAATATACAGCTTGCACCCAATCTTTTTGATCTAGGGCCCCATAAGCCGGAAATCAAAATCGAAGTGATGTAG
- a CDS encoding histone H1 produces the protein MKNLIENIQSTFESFQTEANAQLESGNKAAGTRARKSSLELEKLLKEFRKVSVAESKK, from the coding sequence ATGAAAAATCTTATTGAAAACATCCAGTCTACTTTTGAATCTTTCCAAACCGAAGCAAATGCTCAATTAGAAAGCGGTAATAAAGCAGCAGGGACCAGAGCAAGAAAATCATCTTTAGAGCTGGAAAAGCTTTTAAAAGAATTCCGTAAAGTTTCTGTTGCTGAATCAAAAAAGTAA
- a CDS encoding MFS transporter: MAGRAYILPVIVFAQFCCTSLWFAGNAVLNDLILSLNLPLTVLGYITAAVQLGFIAGTLFFAVLSVADRFSPSRVFFFCALAGGFLNLGTALENNSFETLGFLRFLTGFSLAGIYPVGMKIAADHFEKGLGKSLGFLVGALVLGTAFPHLLRFITGSIVLPWKAVIISTSILSLLGGSLILIIVPDGPYRKRLQNIRFGVLGDLFKISDFRRAASGYFGHMWELYAYWAFAPVFLIAYYGYHGLQENDISLWSFLIIATGGIGCVAGGYLSGKFGTKKSAATALFLSGLCCLLSPFFFLQDSLEVLLIFLVFWGFTVVADSPLFSTLVAQNSPANWRGTALTIVNSIGFAITILSILLLNLLLAKGFPPAYLFLLLLPGPILGLLGLYGGRK, encoded by the coding sequence ATGGCGGGACGCGCCTATATTTTACCGGTTATAGTTTTTGCTCAATTTTGCTGCACCTCGCTGTGGTTTGCAGGCAATGCGGTTTTAAATGATCTTATTCTATCTTTAAACCTTCCCCTCACTGTTCTTGGTTATATCACGGCAGCAGTGCAGTTGGGGTTTATTGCCGGCACCCTGTTCTTTGCAGTTTTAAGCGTTGCCGACAGGTTTTCACCCTCAAGGGTTTTTTTCTTTTGTGCACTGGCTGGAGGTTTTTTGAACCTGGGAACGGCATTGGAAAACAACAGTTTTGAAACCCTTGGTTTCCTTAGATTTCTTACAGGGTTTTCCCTGGCTGGCATTTATCCCGTAGGAATGAAGATCGCTGCAGATCATTTTGAAAAAGGCCTTGGAAAGTCCCTTGGCTTCCTGGTGGGCGCTCTGGTCTTGGGAACTGCATTTCCACATTTGTTACGCTTCATCACAGGAAGTATAGTCCTCCCCTGGAAGGCCGTGATCATCTCCACCTCCATACTTTCCCTGCTGGGTGGCTCTTTGATCCTTATAATAGTGCCAGACGGCCCCTACAGGAAAAGATTACAAAACATAAGATTTGGAGTATTGGGAGATTTATTTAAGATATCAGATTTCCGGCGGGCAGCTTCAGGATATTTTGGCCATATGTGGGAACTCTATGCTTATTGGGCTTTTGCCCCTGTCTTCCTCATAGCTTATTACGGCTACCATGGGCTCCAGGAAAATGATATTTCACTCTGGTCCTTCCTTATTATTGCCACCGGCGGGATTGGTTGTGTGGCGGGAGGCTATCTTTCAGGAAAATTCGGCACTAAAAAGTCGGCAGCCACCGCTCTTTTCCTGTCGGGTTTATGCTGCCTGCTTTCCCCGTTTTTCTTTCTGCAAGATTCATTGGAGGTACTGCTTATATTTCTAGTATTCTGGGGATTCACGGTAGTAGCCGATTCCCCTCTGTTTTCCACACTGGTCGCCCAGAATTCCCCTGCCAATTGGAGGGGAACTGCGCTTACCATTGTGAATTCCATTGGTTTCGCAATAACAATTTTGAGTATCCTGCTCCTTAATCTCTTACTGGCCAAAGGTTTCCCTCCTGCATATTTATTTCTCCTGTTATTGCCCGGGCCTATTTTGGGATTATTAGGATTGTACGGCGGGAGGAAATAA
- a CDS encoding response regulator transcription factor: protein MKKKEIFIVEDDDGIRELIEYLLISQDYKVQTFPNAERFKQTIDSRSPDLILLDVMLPDGNGLEICECLGEKERTHNIPVLLMSAHAQVDTQKTANARDFIAKPFDIEDFLHRIEKHVKDHPAA from the coding sequence ATGAAAAAGAAAGAGATTTTTATAGTTGAGGATGATGATGGTATAAGGGAGCTTATAGAATACCTTTTGATAAGTCAGGATTACAAGGTGCAAACCTTTCCAAATGCTGAAAGGTTTAAACAAACCATAGACTCCCGCTCGCCAGACCTTATTCTTCTGGATGTTATGTTGCCAGATGGTAATGGGCTGGAGATTTGTGAATGCCTGGGAGAAAAGGAGAGAACCCACAATATTCCTGTTTTGTTAATGTCTGCACACGCACAGGTTGATACCCAAAAAACGGCCAATGCGAGGGATTTTATTGCCAAGCCTTTTGATATAGAAGATTTTCTTCACAGGATAGAGAAACATGTAAAAGACCATCCTGCGGCTTGA